The sequence AGTAGGAGGAAGTTATGGATATTGATGTAAACGAGTATAGATCGGTATTTTTAGAAGAAACAAGGGAACTTATAGATCAATTTGAAAAGTCTCTTTTGGAGCTAGAAAAGGATCCAAATAACTCAGGTGCTATACAATCTCTTTTTAGAGCTGCTCATACAATAAAGGGATCTTCAGCATCTCTTGGCTTTGACTCTCTTGCTAAGTTCACTCATAGTCTTGAAAGCCTGATGGATATGGTGAGAAATTCAAAAATCGCTTTGAATCAAAATATTATAAACATACTCTTTAAAGGCTTAGATTATATACAAGAAGCGGTAGATGATATAGAAGAAGGTCACAATGGAGATATAGATTATACTGATCTTATAGAAATGATAGAAAAAGCTAAGACTTCTTCAATAGAGCTAAGCGTTTCAAAGACCTCTTCTAAAGTAGAAAAAGATATTACACGTTCCTTAGAAGAGTTAAATGATATTGAAACTGGTATTATCAATGAAGCTTTTATAAGAGGACTTAACGTTTTTGTTATAAAGTTTTCTCTTTCCCAGGGATGCCAGATGAAATACCCTAGAGCGTATATGGTTCTAAAGTCTCTTGAACAACTGGGAGAAATATTTAAGACTGTGCCATCTGTAACTGATATAGAGCAGGAAAAGTTTGATTTGGATCTCGTCTACTATATAGTTACTAAGTCAAGCGAAGAAGAAGTGAAAAATGTTGTACAAAGCATTGCAGAAGTTGAGATGGTTGAAGTAATGCCGTATGAATCTACTAGAACAGAACATATACAAAAAGCAGTCCAGGGGGGTATAGAAAAGGATGAAAAAAGCGAAATAAAAGTTAAAGCTGATTTTAAAAAGAGTCAGACTATTAGAATTAGCGTAGAAAGGCTTGATAATCTAATGAATCTTGTAGGAGAGTTAGTTATAGATAGGACCAGGCTTATTAAAATCAGTGAGGATGTTGAAGAGGCTCTCTCTGGTTCAGAATCGGTGACTTCTCTTGCTGAAGTGACCACGCATATGGGTAGGACAATTAATCTACTTCAAGATGAAATACTAAGGACTAGAATGCTTCCTGTGTCGCACATATTTGAAAGGTTCCCTAGATTAGTTAGGGATTTGTCACATCAATTAAATAAGCAAATAGACTTTATAGTTTCTGGAGAGGAGACAGAACTTGACAAGTCAATAATAGACGAAATTGGTGAACCGCTTGTTCATCTTATCAGAAATTCTTTGGATCACGGTATTGAACTGCCAGAAGAAAGAAAAGCTAAAGGAAAACCAGAGAAGGGTAGGTTAAAACTCTCGGCTAAACAAGAAGAGGGTTATGTTGTTATCCAGATTGAAGATGATGGAAGGGGTTTAGATCCAGATAAGATTAGAGAAAAAGCAAAAAAAAGAGATATAGTGTCTCCCAACATATTGGATCAAATGGATGATCAGGCTTTATTCGAACTTCTCTTTCTTCCTGGCTTTTCTACAGCGGACAAGGTTTCTGAAGTCTCTGGTAGAGGAGTTGGCCTTGATGTAGTAAAGTCTGTAGTTGAAAGGTTAAATGGATCTGTATCTCTTAGCAGCAAGCTTGGCGAGTACACAAGGTTCACTTTGAAATTCCCTCTTACACTTGCTATTATACAGGCTTTGCTCGTTAAAGTTGGGAAAGAAGTTTATGCCCTACCATTGAATGTTGTTTTGGAAACGAGATTTTTAGAGGAGGAAGAGGTTAAATCCATACAATCGCAACAAGTAACCCTGTTCAGAGGAGAAGTTTTGCCGGTTTTAAGGCTTGCTGATATATTTGAAACTCCAGGTAAAGAAAATTTTCAAGACAATTTTCTTGTTGTTGTTTCTACCTCTGACAAAAATGTTGTTCTGTCTGTTAGTGATCTTATTGGAAATTCAGAAGTCGTTATAAAGCCCTTGGGTTACATAGTGAACAGAGTAAAGGGCTTTTTTGGTGCTACTATATTAGGAGATGGAAGAGTTGCCTTAATTGTAGATACCGTTTCTTTGATGAGCGCTGTTAAAGAGAAAAATTTCATAAAGGTGGGCTAAAGATGATAGATCTTTCTCAAAAAGCACAGGAAAACATGAAACAGATCTTAGATAGAGTATCCGATATACCCCCCTTGCCAAACATAGTAATAGAAGCTTTAAATGTGATAAAGGACCCGAAGTCAACGGCTGTCAGTTTGGCAAACGTTATAAGTCAGGATCAGGCGCTCACTGCAAGAGTTTTAAGACTTTCAAATGCTGCTTATTTTGGTTATGCTAGAAGAATAAAAACTGTTACTGAAGCGATTGTGATATTGGGATTTGGAGTTGTTGAAAACATCCTTTATGCAGCAGCGCTTCACGCACATTTATCCAAAGAAGTTGAGGGATATGAACTTCAAAAGGGAGCGCTTTGGGAGCACTCTATGTCGGTTGCAATTGGCGCAAAAACTCTTGCAAAGTTAGTTAAATACCCCAAGCCAGAAGAACCATTTACGGCTGGCATACTTCATGATATAGGGAAAACCATAATAGGCAAATTTGTTCAAAAAGAGTTTCAGACAATAAATGAACTGGTAGATGAAGGTAAATCGTTTCAGGAGGCTGAAATTTCTGTTCTTGGTTTTGATCATGCCTATCTTGGAGGTAAAGTTGCAGAAAAATGGAATTTACCTACAATGTTAATTGAAGCTATTTCTCACCATCACAGCCCTATGGATGCTAAGGAATACCTTGATATTGTTTGTATAGTACATATTGCAGATGCAGTTGCTTTAATGAGTGGTCAGGGTATTGGCGCTGACGGGCTTTTATATAGATTAGAACCAAAAGCTATGGAAGTTTTAAATATTAAAGAAGAGCATCTTGAAAACATTTACACTCAGGTGGTTCAGGCTTTTATCGATCACAAACAGCTTTTGGAGTTAGACTAATGATTATTAATGATCCCGTTTTTAAAATATTAGGGTTTGGCCTTTCAGGAGCATATAAGAGAAATGAAGTTCTTGCTCAAAATATAGCAAATGCCGATACGCCCAATTATAAGTCTTATGACATCAATTTTATGTCTGAACTAAAGAAAGCTCTAGAAGAAGATCGTGATAGTCTTCCCTTAAAGAGAACAAATCCACTTCATATGTCAAATATTCCTAATCTTAGCGAAGATTTTAAAGTAGAAAAAAGAAATGAAGGCACATATATCAATGGCAATGACGTAGATCCAGAAAGAGAAAACGCAATGCTTCTGGACAACGCCCTTTATTATGAATCTCTATTGGGAAGTCTTTCTAAAGAATTTACAATATGGATGAACGTGGTATCAGATGGTAAAAAGTAATTGTAAAGACTTTGTTAGTTATATAAATTAGCTTTAAAATATCGATGGAGGTTAGAATGAAAAGGGTGGTTCAGAAACAGGGGCTTGATATTTCAGGTTTGATATCTAGCTCTGGCTCTTTTAAAGAGGAGTATAGGACTGACTTTAAAAAGGTTTTAAGGGAAACTGAAAATTCAAAAAGTAAAAAGAATTTATCTAATGGCTCTTCTTCGAAATTTAGCGGTTTGATCTCATCTTCTGGTGCTGTGTTCTCATCAGAAATTAGTCCTACTTTATCCAACGTTGAGGATACTAACGCAAGCTTTAATAAAACTAAACTAAAAGAGGTCGCTTCAAGTGATTGGGAAAAGGAACTTCCAGAAATAGCTAATGAATATGGCATCAAGCCAAGCTTGTTAAAGGCAATAGTTTTAGCTGAATCTAACGGTAATCCAAATGCAGTTTCTCCTGATGGGGCAATGGGATTGGGACAACTTATGCCGTCTACTGCAAGAGGCTTAGGGGTTGAAAACCCATTTGATCCGATAGAGAATCTAAGGGGGACGGCTAAATATCTTTCCAGTTTATTAAAAACTTTTAAAAGCATAGACTTAGCGCTTGCAGCGTATAACGCTGGACCAGGTTCTGTTGAAAAATTTAACGGAGTACCTCCATATGCTGAAACCATAAACTATATCAGACGTGTTAAGAGTTTAATGGTTTCGGTTTCAGTTTAGACGCATTTAGGATAAAGTTTGAAGTTTATTACAAATTGTAACCTAAGGAGTATAAGGTGTAGGCTCTTAATAGTAATTGTAGTATCCTTTTTGATTCCATTTCTATTTTTTTTGTGTACTCTTTTTATCCAATACCAGGATGTGAAAAGTGATATTTCAAATGCCCTTGACTCTGTAACCGAAAGGTATAAAAGCACATTAGAGAACTTTATTTCAAGCGAATTCTATAAGCTTGAAATAATTTCTTCTATTGATAGTATAAAGAACGAATCTTTTGATTCAGAAACAGTGTTAAAGAATCTAAAGGGTTTATTTCCGGAAGCTCAAAATATTGCATATGCTAATATGTTTGGTCAAATTATATACTCTTCAAACAGCATAAAAGATGTTTCTGTAGCAGATAGAAGCTATTTTATAGATGCTATGAAAGGAGAGAAAGCGCTCTCAGGACTTCTTCTATTAAGGATAAGTAATAAAAAGGCAATAACGTTTGCTGTGCCGGTTTTTTCAGAAAAAAATTTTATAAGAGGTGTGATAATTGCAACAATTCCGCTTGAGACCTTATATAAGCTGATAAATCCTATAAATAGTTCACTAATCGGTAATGGTTATAATATTAGATTTGCTTTACTAGATCAGAACTCAAATGTTCTTGTTTCTTCCCCTGGGAATTCTTATCAATTTACAAGAAATGATTACAAGAGCTTTTTATTAAATCCTATTAATTTTTTATCGCTTATATTTTTTGACAGGTGGCTTGGCAGTGAAGTAAGATTGGCAGGTACTGGATGGTCTATTTATTGTGCCATATCCTCTTTTTCTTTCTTAAGCATTATAAAATTAACATTTTTTGGAGTACTATTTAGCTTGTTTGTACTTCTAATGTTACTATTGTTTAGTTATTTTTTTGTTTATAAAGAAGTATCAAAACCCCTTAAAGTCCTTGAAAAAGTTTTTAATGATACAAAAAAGGACGTCAGAGAGATAGATTCTATAGATTCAGAAAAGTTTACTTTAGAGTTTAAGCAACTTTTTAATAATATTGTAAACATCTGGACACAATTAGATAAAAAGGATAAAGAGCTAGAAGCTGTTAATAAGGAATTAAGATCTGCAGAAAGAAGATATAGGGCCTTAGTTGACAACTCGCTTACTGGAATATTTATGCTTGCGCCTGACTTTACCTTTAGATATGCAAACGTACAATTTGCAAGTATTTTTGGCTACTCTATTGCAGAACTTTTGGTAAAATCTCTACTTGATCTGTTTACTCAGGATGGGCAAGAGGCAATAAAGTCTGCTGTTACTGATGAAGGTACAATTAAGGGCAATCGTTTTCATTCTATAATTACAGGCCTTCATAAAAACGGCAACTTAATATATTTAGAAATACTTTTGACATATTTACTTGATGATGACGGTATTTATCTTTTTGGCACAGCGGCAGATGTTTCTGACAAAGTTGAATATCAGAGAAATCTTGAATTTTTAAGTTATAGAGACTCTCTTACAGGAATATACAATAGAAGATTTTTTGAAGAGGAGTTAGCTAAGCTTAGTATTTCAAGACTAAGAAGAAAAGTTGCAATAGTTGTGGTTGATATTGACTGCTTAAAATGGGCAAACGATAGGATAGGGCACGCAGAAGGAGATAACCTAATAATTCGTACAGCTCGTTTATTAGAAAGTATTTTTAAAGAACTTGGAGAAGTGTGTAGAATTGGTGGAGATGAATTTGCGGTAATTTGTATTGATTATAGAAACGACGATTTAAACAAAGCCATAGATAGGCTAAAAAAAGTTTCCGGCTTAACTGAAGGCGAACATGTGCCTTTATATCTCTCTTTTGGCGTGGCATTTGGACACGTGCCTGGAGATGATATGCAAGAGATCTTTAGAAAAGCTGACGATGCGATGTATTTGGACAAGGGTTCACATCACGAAGCTGTATATAATGTGTTAAAAACATATGTAAAGGAACGAGACATAGAATCTTAGTCCTTTGGTAGGCAAAAGGATAAGGGTACGGCTATAAGAGGTATTATAGCTATCGCATAAAACGCAGAAATTAGCCCAAAACTGTCTGCTAATACTCCTAATAAAGGTGCAATTATACCTCCCACGCTAACAGCAAGTCCTATTGTTATCCCCGATGCTAAACCCATGCTATTTGGAAGATATTTTTGACCAAGAACTACCATTGGACTAAACGCCATATATACTGCAAAGCCTATAGGCAATAGAAATATCATTGCCAAAACCTGATTGTTTATAAAAGGAAAAGCAAGAAGGGCTGGTAAAAGTAAAATAAAGCCAGATCTTACGATATTGACGTATCCTAATCTATCAGCTAAATTGCCACCCAAAATTGTTCCAATTGTCCCCATTAAAAAGAAAATAGTTAATGCAATGCTTCCTTCGGTTTGTGAAGCGTGATAATGATGTATCCAAAAGAGAGGAATAAATGTATTTAATCCGAAGAATATACCAGACCTACAAAAGACTATCATCGTTAATATAAAAAATGCTTTAATCTGATTTTTTGTATTTTTTGCCCAAAGAGTTTTAGTTTCTTTTGGGCTTTGGAGTATTTTATCAAAAAATGGGATGTGAGGTAGAAGTATAATTGCCATAAATAGGCTTAAGAAAAATAAAATAATAGTAGCATGAAACCCAAAATTTAGTATTGATACAGTAGCAATAATTGGTCCAAATGCATATCCGCCATTGCCACCAAGCGCAAATAGTGAAAGCCCGCTTGCCTTTTTTTGACCTGCCAGCTTGTTCGCTAAGAGAGCGCCCTCAGGGTGAAACATTGCCACGCCAAGACCACTTATAGAGATAATAAAAAACAATATTAAGTAATTTGGTATATAACTTGAAAGGCCGATGCCAAATCCCGCCAAAAAAATTCCAAGTATCATCATCCATGCCTTTGCATGCTTGTCTGCCATTACTCCAAAAATTGGTTGAACTACAGAAGACAAAAAATTAGCAGCGAAAATAAGTCCTGCAGCAGCTGCATAGTTCAGACCGTGATACGATATCATGAATGGCAATAAAGCGGGAAGAGCGCCCTGATTTAGATCGGTGAAGAGGTGACCCATTGTTAGCAAGAAAAGGTATCTATAGTTCATTTAAAACCTCCATGATAACAACTGGTTTTTTATATACTACTGTATTATATAACTTATTTCTAAAACTTTTTATATGTTAAATTTTTTATTTAACCTCAGTATTAAAAAATTTGTTATACTAAAAAAATCTTTAGTGTAACTGCGTTATGAAATTTGAGAACGTGAATTGAAAGGGGATACTTATGGAGAACAGCGCTAATGAAAAAATTGTATTTGAAAATGGAGCAATTTATGAAGGGACTACTTTAAATAATGAACCTCATGGTAAAGGCAAATTAGTTTATGTTGATGGCACAATCTACGAAGGAGATTTTGTTCAGGGCAAAAGACATGGGAGAGGTAGAATAATATGGCTTACTGGCGATGAATATGATGGTGAATGGGCGAATGATAGGATAAATGGCTACGGCATCTTTACTTTTCACGATGGGAGACAATATGTTGGAGAATGGAAGGATGATAAAGAGAACGGCTATGGAAGGCTTAGCTTCCCTGATGGGCGCTACTATGAAGGGGATTGGGTAGAAGGCAAAAAGCAGGGAAAGGGAGAATTTTCATGGCCTGATGGAACTTTCTATATAGGCGAATTTTATCATGACCACTTTAATGGTCAGGGTATATTTTGTCAGGCTGACGGCACGAGATTTGCAGGAACGTTTAATATGAACAGGACTGAGGGTAGAGCTGTGGTTACCTATTCGGATGGTTCCTGGTATGCAGGTGGCTATTTTAATGGTAAAAGACATGGATTCGGCGTGCTGGTTTTACCAGATATGACAAGATATGTGGGGGAGTGGAAAGAAGATTTAAAACATGGCGAGGGCAAACTTGTCACTCCTGATGGAGGGATTGAAAGTGGTGTCTGGGAAGAGGACGAGTTAGTAGAAAAATAATTCTTCAAATTTAATTTTACAATTATATAAAATTTTTATAACTTAATAATATTTATTAATTTATATTTTAATCTTTTATATATAAAGTTATTGGTATAATAATTCATAATCTAAGCTAGTATTATAGGATTTACCCAAAGGAGGGTAAACTTTGAAGATTGCTGTAGCTGGTAAAGGCGGGGTAGGGAAGACTACTGTTTGTGCGTGGTTTGCTGATTATCTCTCTCGGCAGGGAAAAGATGTGCTCTTGATAGATGCCGATTCAAATGCGACACTTGGTCTTGCTTTAGGGTTTTCTGAAGGTCAATTGCCAATTCCTATATCAGAAGAGTTAGAGTTGATTAATTCCAGAGTGGGGAGCGGTATTATAAATCTAAATCCAAAAGTAGAGGATATCCCTGAAAGATACTGTGTTACAAAAGACAATATTAAGTTATTGATACTTGGTGGAATAAAGGCAGCAGGTAGTGGATGTTCTTGTAGTGCTAATGCTTTTCTCAAAGCCCTTCTCGCGCACATATTGCTCGAGAGAGACGAAATAATTTTGGTAGATCTGGAGGGGGGGATCGAACATTTAGGTAGAGGTACAGTAGAGGGTATGGATGCTTTAATAGTTGTTAGTGAACCAACATTTATAAGTTTTAAGACAGCAAAAAGTATATCTTTAATGGCATCTGAACTTGGATTAACAAAAAAATTTCTTATCTTTAATAAAGTATCTCAGGTCAATCTTAAGTTTGATGCTTTTGATTACTTTGATAGAGTAAATTATATAGATTTTCTTCCAGATCTTGTAAGAGTCAGCGTTTCCAATTCGTGTATCTTAGATATTGAGCAAAGAAAATATTGCGATACTGTTTTTTCTGATATATTTAAATTTTTGAATAAGGAGGACCAAAATGGCAAGAAGCCAGGAAGAGATCGAAGAGTTAAGTATCTGTAAAGATGCTCAGATTATGATCGAAAAGGCCGAAAAGGACGGCGTTGTTACTGTTTGGGATAGGTTTAAAGCTCAGCAACCACAGTGTACATTTTGTAAGCAGGGCCTTTCATGTAGAAATTGCTCTATGGGGCCCTGTAGAATAGTACCTGGTAAAGCAAGAAGTCTTGGCGTATGTGGTGCTAATGCAGATACAATTGTGGCGAGAAATTTTGGCAGGGGCGTTGCAGCTGGCGCTGCGGCTCACTCTGATCATGGAAGGGATCTACTCGAAACCCTTGATGCGGTTGCAAACTCAGAAACGCAAAGCTATGAGATTAGAGATGTAGATAAGCTTCTAAGGATAGCCAAGGAATTAGGCATTAATACGGAGGGGAAAGAGACTCTGCAAGTAGCAAAGGATCTATCCAGCACACTTTTTGATGAGTTTGGTATAAAGAAGGGTAATATTGGGTTTACTATGAGGGTGCCAGAGGTAAGGAGAAAGCTTTGGGAATCCCTGACTATATCGCCAAGAGGCGTTGATCGTGAAGTGGTAGAAATGATGCACAGAACTCATATGGGAGTAGATCAAGATCCTGTAAGTTTGCTCTTACATGCGGCAAGAGTATCGCTGTCTGATGGTTGGGGCGGTTCAATGGTTGCAACAGAGCTATCTGATATCCTTTTTGGCACCCCTAAGCCTGTAGAGTCAAAAGTTAACCTGGGAGTTCTTAAAGAAGACGAAATCAATATACTCGTTCATGGGCACAGCCCTATAGTTTCAGAGGCAGTCTTAACTGCAGTTAGGGATAAAAATAACATTGAGAGGGCAAGGGCTGCAGGCGCAAAGGGTATAAATCTGGCAGGTCTTTGCTGCACTGGCAACGAGCTTTTAATGAGACAGGGTATACCGATGGCTGGAAATCACCTTATGACAGAGTTGGCTATCGCTACAGGCGTCGTAGAATTAGTCATAGTAGATTATCAGTGTATAATGCCAGGCCTGATACCC comes from Thermodesulfobium acidiphilum and encodes:
- a CDS encoding MFS transporter; this translates as MNYRYLFLLTMGHLFTDLNQGALPALLPFMISYHGLNYAAAAGLIFAANFLSSVVQPIFGVMADKHAKAWMMILGIFLAGFGIGLSSYIPNYLILFFIISISGLGVAMFHPEGALLANKLAGQKKASGLSLFALGGNGGYAFGPIIATVSILNFGFHATIILFFLSLFMAIILLPHIPFFDKILQSPKETKTLWAKNTKNQIKAFFILTMIVFCRSGIFFGLNTFIPLFWIHHYHASQTEGSIALTIFFLMGTIGTILGGNLADRLGYVNIVRSGFILLLPALLAFPFINNQVLAMIFLLPIGFAVYMAFSPMVVLGQKYLPNSMGLASGITIGLAVSVGGIIAPLLGVLADSFGLISAFYAIAIIPLIAVPLSFCLPKD
- a CDS encoding sensor domain-containing diguanylate cyclase, with protein sequence MKFITNCNLRSIRCRLLIVIVVSFLIPFLFFLCTLFIQYQDVKSDISNALDSVTERYKSTLENFISSEFYKLEIISSIDSIKNESFDSETVLKNLKGLFPEAQNIAYANMFGQIIYSSNSIKDVSVADRSYFIDAMKGEKALSGLLLLRISNKKAITFAVPVFSEKNFIRGVIIATIPLETLYKLINPINSSLIGNGYNIRFALLDQNSNVLVSSPGNSYQFTRNDYKSFLLNPINFLSLIFFDRWLGSEVRLAGTGWSIYCAISSFSFLSIIKLTFFGVLFSLFVLLMLLLFSYFFVYKEVSKPLKVLEKVFNDTKKDVREIDSIDSEKFTLEFKQLFNNIVNIWTQLDKKDKELEAVNKELRSAERRYRALVDNSLTGIFMLAPDFTFRYANVQFASIFGYSIAELLVKSLLDLFTQDGQEAIKSAVTDEGTIKGNRFHSIITGLHKNGNLIYLEILLTYLLDDDGIYLFGTAADVSDKVEYQRNLEFLSYRDSLTGIYNRRFFEEELAKLSISRLRRKVAIVVVDIDCLKWANDRIGHAEGDNLIIRTARLLESIFKELGEVCRIGGDEFAVICIDYRNDDLNKAIDRLKKVSGLTEGEHVPLYLSFGVAFGHVPGDDMQEIFRKADDAMYLDKGSHHEAVYNVLKTYVKERDIES
- a CDS encoding AAA family ATPase, producing MKIAVAGKGGVGKTTVCAWFADYLSRQGKDVLLIDADSNATLGLALGFSEGQLPIPISEELELINSRVGSGIINLNPKVEDIPERYCVTKDNIKLLILGGIKAAGSGCSCSANAFLKALLAHILLERDEIILVDLEGGIEHLGRGTVEGMDALIVVSEPTFISFKTAKSISLMASELGLTKKFLIFNKVSQVNLKFDAFDYFDRVNYIDFLPDLVRVSVSNSCILDIEQRKYCDTVFSDIFKFLNKEDQNGKKPGRDRRVKYL
- the flgB gene encoding flagellar basal body rod protein FlgB, translating into MIINDPVFKILGFGLSGAYKRNEVLAQNIANADTPNYKSYDINFMSELKKALEEDRDSLPLKRTNPLHMSNIPNLSEDFKVEKRNEGTYINGNDVDPERENAMLLDNALYYESLLGSLSKEFTIWMNVVSDGKK
- a CDS encoding lytic transglycosylase domain-containing protein encodes the protein MKRVVQKQGLDISGLISSSGSFKEEYRTDFKKVLRETENSKSKKNLSNGSSSKFSGLISSSGAVFSSEISPTLSNVEDTNASFNKTKLKEVASSDWEKELPEIANEYGIKPSLLKAIVLAESNGNPNAVSPDGAMGLGQLMPSTARGLGVENPFDPIENLRGTAKYLSSLLKTFKSIDLALAAYNAGPGSVEKFNGVPPYAETINYIRRVKSLMVSVSV
- the cooS gene encoding anaerobic carbon-monoxide dehydrogenase catalytic subunit, with protein sequence MARSQEEIEELSICKDAQIMIEKAEKDGVVTVWDRFKAQQPQCTFCKQGLSCRNCSMGPCRIVPGKARSLGVCGANADTIVARNFGRGVAAGAAAHSDHGRDLLETLDAVANSETQSYEIRDVDKLLRIAKELGINTEGKETLQVAKDLSSTLFDEFGIKKGNIGFTMRVPEVRRKLWESLTISPRGVDREVVEMMHRTHMGVDQDPVSLLLHAARVSLSDGWGGSMVATELSDILFGTPKPVESKVNLGVLKEDEINILVHGHSPIVSEAVLTAVRDKNNIERARAAGAKGINLAGLCCTGNELLMRQGIPMAGNHLMTELAIATGVVELVIVDYQCIMPGLIPAMNCYHTKMVTTSPKAKFPGAEHVEFSVKNARTQAQKLVEMAIELYKKRDKNRVLIPVEPVSMMSGFSNEAILEALGGSLAPLLDAIKSGKIRGVAGLVGCNNPRRKHDYCHVTLTKELIKNDILVLGTGCSAVAMGKAGLYMPEAASLAGTGLSSVCKALNIPPALHVGSCVDNSRILHLCGLVAKELGVDISDLPVAGSAPEWYSEKALSIGLYFVASGVYTVLGVTPNITGSKLVTDLALNGLTNVVGACFAVDTDPHKMAELMINHINKKRKKLNLPV
- a CDS encoding chemotaxis protein CheA, translated to MDIDVNEYRSVFLEETRELIDQFEKSLLELEKDPNNSGAIQSLFRAAHTIKGSSASLGFDSLAKFTHSLESLMDMVRNSKIALNQNIINILFKGLDYIQEAVDDIEEGHNGDIDYTDLIEMIEKAKTSSIELSVSKTSSKVEKDITRSLEELNDIETGIINEAFIRGLNVFVIKFSLSQGCQMKYPRAYMVLKSLEQLGEIFKTVPSVTDIEQEKFDLDLVYYIVTKSSEEEVKNVVQSIAEVEMVEVMPYESTRTEHIQKAVQGGIEKDEKSEIKVKADFKKSQTIRISVERLDNLMNLVGELVIDRTRLIKISEDVEEALSGSESVTSLAEVTTHMGRTINLLQDEILRTRMLPVSHIFERFPRLVRDLSHQLNKQIDFIVSGEETELDKSIIDEIGEPLVHLIRNSLDHGIELPEERKAKGKPEKGRLKLSAKQEEGYVVIQIEDDGRGLDPDKIREKAKKRDIVSPNILDQMDDQALFELLFLPGFSTADKVSEVSGRGVGLDVVKSVVERLNGSVSLSSKLGEYTRFTLKFPLTLAIIQALLVKVGKEVYALPLNVVLETRFLEEEEVKSIQSQQVTLFRGEVLPVLRLADIFETPGKENFQDNFLVVVSTSDKNVVLSVSDLIGNSEVVIKPLGYIVNRVKGFFGATILGDGRVALIVDTVSLMSAVKEKNFIKVG
- a CDS encoding HDOD domain-containing protein, translated to MIDLSQKAQENMKQILDRVSDIPPLPNIVIEALNVIKDPKSTAVSLANVISQDQALTARVLRLSNAAYFGYARRIKTVTEAIVILGFGVVENILYAAALHAHLSKEVEGYELQKGALWEHSMSVAIGAKTLAKLVKYPKPEEPFTAGILHDIGKTIIGKFVQKEFQTINELVDEGKSFQEAEISVLGFDHAYLGGKVAEKWNLPTMLIEAISHHHSPMDAKEYLDIVCIVHIADAVALMSGQGIGADGLLYRLEPKAMEVLNIKEEHLENIYTQVVQAFIDHKQLLELD